Part of the Mycteria americana isolate JAX WOST 10 ecotype Jacksonville Zoo and Gardens chromosome 10, USCA_MyAme_1.0, whole genome shotgun sequence genome, GGCCTACAGCAAGCAAGAGCTGAGGAAGGTCATTGAAAAATACCCTGGCAAGGAAGTAAAAAGAGCCCTTGAGACCCTCTACAGGAAAATCCACAAGTATCTCTCCCCAGAGGAAAATCTTTTGCCGGTAATTGGAGTGTGATCTGGGTGCAATGCTATGATGTTTTGGAGGGTTCAGGACTGCAAAGCATGTATAGCTGTCACGGGCTGAAGAAGGGAGCTGACGGTCTGTTTTTCCCTAGGTGGTGTGGCACGCTATGGAGCAGGAGTTCATACATCAGTACCAAGAGTTTGAGGATCTGATCCAACGCTGTTACGCAGGGTCAGGGATTGCCATGGACTTCACCATGGAGGACTTGCTGAGCTACTTCAACTCCATCACTCTGTCTAATATGTAGAGGCAACCCTCTCTGGATGTCTTTTGGGAGCAGCTCAGGAACCCTTGTCTGCAGCAATACCTTTAAGGAGCCAAACTCAAAACCCTTCCCAAGCTGAAGTTTGATATACAGGGGTCCCATCCTGAACTTAATGCCAAAGTGCTTCTGACGTGTTGGTCTTAGCCAAGACCTCCCTTGGGGAAGTGGAGTTCTCAGACCAAACCACAGCTTCCCTGCTCCAAGAAATCATTATgcagctagtaaaaaaaaaaaaacttcccaaACCTCAAATTTCTGCCAAAGTGAGTGCTGGTGCTGTACCTCTTCAGCAGACCACTTACCAGTGCAGCTGAACAGTGAAAGGCATCTTCTCTCCAGGAACTCTCTCCTTTTTATCCACTCCCAGATTTCACAGTGAACCTGTGCTAAAACAAGAGGGTTACACCACACTGAGACACCCAGATGTGTGTAGTGTTGCTATATCCAGGTATCAGAACATGCACCATTGCTCTACCAGCCCTTCAGTAGAGACAGATGAAAGTTCAGAGTTATTAACATAAAAGGTTTTATTGCTTTTAGCTAAGAAAAGACTTACTTGCATGTAAACTGGAGCAGAGCAAATGCTACAGTTCTAGAGATCCACACTGGTCTCTCAGGGAGTTGCTTGTTCCTACCCCATTTTCTTACAAAGCATCCTATGGCAATGTCACAACTCGCTAATATATTGTTGTTGAAAACACGGCCTCTGTATCTTGTGATGATAATCATGGGGCTAACACGCTGTCCCTTATAACCTTCTCCCTAAAAAACTGAAGAACCTGAATGAACTCTTTGGTTCAGTACAAAATAACAGTCAGGTCCACAGTGATGACATGGGGTCAAGGACCAGGATAGCAGTCTCTAAGCTGAAGTCCAGACCAGCAGGGTCATTGGCCAGGTAAGAGGCACATCTGGGGCTAGGCTGGAGACCAGCACCCCTACACCAAAACTCAGGCATGGAGTGAAGGCCCTGAGAAGAGCTTAAATATGCTCGAGGGCCCATGGATGTGGGTGGAAGTCCCCAGGTGAGGTTGGTCAGGGCTATTAAGTCCAATTAGTGCCCTCAAAGCCTTGTCAGGTGTCAATGTCAATGGTCCTGTTCCTAGCACCTGCGAGAACAACTTTAGGAGTTCTAGTAAAAAAACGATATTGGGATTTTTCCCAAGAAAATGAGGTTTGGGAGGTCCACCTGCTGCTTGTCCCTCTGTCTGCCAGCCCCACTGTGTAGCTATTGAACCTCTTGATCTGGAGTGGACAGGACAGCAGAAATCACCAAGACAGTCAGCTCCTGCATGTCTTGATAAAATCAGGGGCTGACAGAGGCAAGAGGTGTCGACAGCCTCCTCTGCAGCGCAAGCCAAGCAGCTCTCTGTCCTGCTTGCCCCACTCCAGGCCAGCTGGCAcaaggctgctgcagagcccaCAGGAGTGGGCTGTCACCCATGTTTCTAAAGTAAATGTGGTCTGTTTTCCGTAATTACCCTCAGGGCAGATTTATGAGCCTCTTTCCCCATTCAGAGCATTGGCAtcctcttcttttctgttgttttgtgttGAGACCGGTGGCAGTCCCCCACTGGAGGACTCTTAAGGGACACCACCGtgctggggaggaacagcctTTAGATGAGCTCTGGCTGTGGGATTTCCACCTCAGCTCTGCCTTCTCCAGTGTAAGTAAACCCACAGCGACCTTCAAGACAAGGAAGGCACGAGGGTGATGTTGCCTGTCCCGGGATTAGCTTTTCTAACCTACTCGGCCTCACCATTGCTAGTTGACAGTAGATGACAACCCATGAAGTAGCTTTGGGGGAAATTCTGTGGGTCAACTTGGACAATGAGAGGAGAAAAATCCAAAAAGGATGTACGAAAAGGATACAGGCACTTTGACTGCTCCCTCCCACAGCAACCCACAGATGTCCTTTCCCTTGACCTGAGACAAAAAACCTATTTTCAGCTATTTCCACATATCAGAAATTCTGGTTTTATCTGCTGTGTGGCTGTACACAGTGAAGTGTGGGCAGCTTGGGTGGAGAAGGTCTAGGCAGAACGATTTTAACACAGGATGTCCTGTGCCTTGAACCACTCGCCCAGCAGCTTTTCTGCAGCCTGAACTACTCACTCCTTTGGAGCCAACTGCCCAGAGAGCTTCAGACCTTTCAaaactccattttatttttgccagATTTGGGTTTTgtagaggaagataaagaaaatctCTAACTCTGTCTTGGGCCACAGAGAACCCCTCTGGACATGTCTGTTTGCAGGAAGGGGTGTCCAAAAAGGTGCCCAAAGCTGTGCACATCCCCCGAGGCTCCTTTTCTGTTGCTCCTTGCTACATGTTGGCTGTTAGCATGGCACCCACAGCTCATATATCTGTTACTGGTGGGAGCTTGCAGTGCTCCCAGGACAGCCAGTGTCTCGCAGGGCAATAAGACCTCAGCACATTGCAAGGTAGAAAATAATCTCAAAGGCAAAGAGGTGAACGGGCACGTTGCCCGCTGCCGAGGAGGTGGGgaacctgctgcagctgcttgccACAGCTCCTCCTCTCCAGGGATCTCCTTGCTTCTTCTTACCAGTAAGTCACCCCAGTCTGAGCACCAAGCTCAACTGCGTGCTTTAATATAGCACATTAACGCATCTTTCCCTTGGGAAGGGAAAGATATGTGGTTAAAATATCCAGACTCTTTTTCTGGGATTTTTCAAGCAACTCTATGTAGTTGGACTTTTGTGTCCTTTGGGTCAAGGTACACCTCTGCGGGGAGCAGTGCTCAGAGCTCCTGTTTCTAATCTCATTGTTCCTCCCCTCCTGTGAAGTTGCTGCTCGCATAGCTCGGCTCCAGGAGGAAGAGGACGGTCATAAGGGAACCGTCCGGCACCGGCTTGCCCAGCTCTTCAGCCTCTCTCACAGGTACTCAGCCTATTTTTGCAGTCCAATTTCCCTGCAGTTGTTTGCTGAGGGGCTCACGTGGGAGGGGAGGGTTGTGTGGGCAAGGTTTGCTAGGCaggaggtgggagctgcaggctgtGACATGAGGGCCCTGCAACTTGGGAGCACCCAGGAAGAATTCCTGGGTGGAAAGGACTTTGCAGAGGGACTGAGCCCAGGTTGCTCGGAGGTGAGGCCGTTAAACACCAAATGCCATCTGCAGCAAGGAGGAGCAGTGACTTTCCACTGCCTCTGTTAACCAGTGCAATCACTGGGCATAGCCCAGGCCATGCTGTGGTTCCAGCTTGGGCTTGGGGACGATGGGGTCCTGCTCCAAGCAAGCTCCTCTGCGGTGAGCAGATGCCCCAGTGAAACCGAGCCTGGTTTTATGCTGACCTTGCTCCTGTGTCAGCAGGGCTTTGAGATGTCTCCTTGCCAGACATTTCCCATGCACTCTGCTGCAGAAGGGCAATGCCGGAGGATATGAACCCAACATAAgagaaaacaccaaaaaccagTGTAAACCCAGGCTATTGAGTCCCCCATACCCTCACGCTGCATGTCCTTGAACCTGTGGCATCAGCCTCGCCCTCTGCCTCCTGATGATGTCCAGCAGTTCGAAGGCAAATGACAAGGCAAAAAGCGGTTGGTGTTGTGGGCTGCTCTCCTGATTTGTGCCACTTCGTGCTGCATTAGTGTTGAGGGGGTTTATTTtccacccatttttttttttcctgagaggcAGCAGGAGTGTTGGGCTTCCCTTGCACAAGGATGTCAGTGGAGAACCTGTTGAGGGTCTCAGAAGAGTGAATTGTCATTTGCATCAGGATTTGGGGCTTTTTAAGAGCAAGAAGTAAATGTATCTAAGTAGAGAGCTGTTACTGATTTGAAGGGAACTTGACTTCATTTGTCACGGAGGGGCTTGTCACAACCCTCCTAGTTTCCACAGCCAGGTTTTCTGAAGGTAAAATcaaccaaacccaaaatgaaatgaaaacttcaCAGCCTCCCGAAAACATCATTCAGGCCACCAGGGCCAACTCCATTTCCTTTTCACAGCTTGGTGCAAAGGTGCTCCCAGGCTCTGGAGAACAGCAGGAAGACCTGCTGCCATTGAGTCAAGCAGCCTGAGCCTGCTTTAAATGTGTGTTGATGATCAGGGGTTCAGGGAGCATCAGAGGGTCACTGGAGTCATCAGAGCAGGAGCATCAGGGATCCTGCTCTGGTGCAGATGGGGCTGAAGTGAAGCAGAGACGTGACAAGTAGgtcactgaaatatttacagCACTCTTGATTTTCCTAAAACGGGTTTTCCCCTGCCAAGCCACCATGTCACAGTCCCAGAGCCCTCACCCATTTGCCCCTTGGGCTGAGTCCCACAGTGCAGCCACGTTGGTGGCAAGTTCCCATCCTCTTGGCACTCCTCAGGGCCACAGTCCCTATCTTATGGTCCATGTTTTATAGCTACATTATATAGGCACCAGAAGGGATTCTGTCCCCTTCCTGCAAGATAAGGACACAGCACATTTCCATGGGGACACTAAGCAGctgcctcagccctgctgccctcttCTCCCAGGAATATTCTTCCCCCAGAGATGTTTCCTACAGCACTGCCAGGGCCCAGCTTGTCTTCACTCTCTGTTTTTGCTCCACCTCAATGAGTGTCCGCACCTGGACATGAAGAAGGTTGGGAGGACACCAGAAGGAGTGGGAGGGATGGATCACACACATGGGCCATCCTTGGTGCACACAGGTTTTTGTGCATTGGGAGCTCAGCATCTTGGTGACATCAGCCCTCAGCGAGTTCACCCAGCTGGTCCTCCACATCTGGCCCCAGCCAGGGGCTCTGACATACTCAGGTCCCACCAGAGCAAAGCAGGGGTCTGAGGCCCTTCCAGGGAGGAGAATTTATTGCTTCTGTACTTGTGCCATCTGCAggccagaaaaaaacctgtttgatCTCCATTCAGAGTTCAGTTCACAGCTGCCTGGACCTCTTCTCTGAGCAGCTGGATGCTCCTAACCTTCATCATCTGTGGTTTGGCATGCTAGTTCCCAGTCCCGAGATGTCCTGGAAGGAGAAGGGTATGAATCCACCCCCATGTTTCATGCAGCGCCTGGACCACCTTGTGTTGACTGTGAAGAACATTGAGGACACTGTGGCCTTTTATTCCAAAGTCCTGGGCATGGAGGTGGTGACTTTCAAGGTAACATGGGGGACAGGCTCATCTCAGGTCTAGGGAAGCTGGAACTGCAGTTCTGGGCCAGTGGCTGGTCCTTGTGGATCTCTGATAGGATCTCTGGGGCATCTGCTTGGAGTGGGGCTGGTAGGACCAGCACAAGCTGCAGGCCATCAAGCTCTGAGTTTCAACAGAGTCAAGCTGAGTCAGAGGGAAGTCCAAACCATGctgcagtgacaaaaaaaaaaagaaagggcctTTGAAAAACTATTTCTAGGACTGAAGGAAGAGAACCCTCAAATCCACACATCCTCTAAAGATGTCTGACAGGCTCTTGTTTTGATATTTCCATtggcaaagagaggaaaagatggtTGACATTTTTAGAACAGCCCCAACTCATCTCCTGCCCAAGCTTCAGGCCGCTTGGCCTGTTTTGGATGTACACACTGCACCTTTTTAACTTCCAAACTTGTGTCCTTCTCTCCTGCCCCATCAGGTCTCTTAGAAGCAGTTCCACTCATATCCCAAGGCTACAGTGAGCCTCAGTTTGTTCTTCAGGCGGGCACAGATGGCAGGTCACTGACCTGCATATCCATGGGGTCTCAGGACTCGGCTGCCATATGAGCCTGCAGAAATCTCCTTGAGagtctgcaaagaaaagagaTGCCAAAACATCCCTCCTCACCCTCTTCCCATTGCCTCATCTTTGTTCCCACCGCGGTGTCAGCCTGTGCATTATTTGTGTGGCTGCCCCACAGGCAGGATGGAGAGTACTCCAAACTGAAAACATACATCATTATGGTTTGGAAGTAGCTGCATGTGGCTGTAGGGCTTTCTTGGGTCACTCCACATTTCCAGGGATGTCATGGGAGCCTTGCAGTGGCCAGTTCTTGTCTTGGGTTGCCACAGCAGGAGCCCAGAGTCAGCAGGACTACAGCCAGGACCCCAGGACTTTTAGGACTACACAGGTGATGGGATGCTGAAGGCTTCCAGCCCAGTAAGTCTCATTGCactttgattcttttctttgGGGACAGGGAAATCGCAAAGCTTTACATTTTGGCAACCAGAAGTTTAACCTACATGAAGCTGGGAAGGAGTTTGAACCCAAGGCTCGGTGCCCACTCCCTGGC contains:
- the GLOD5 gene encoding glyoxalase domain-containing protein 5, with amino-acid sequence MLVPSPEMSWKEKGMNPPPCFMQRLDHLVLTVKNIEDTVAFYSKVLGMEVVTFKGNRKALHFGNQKFNLHEAGKEFEPKARCPLPGSADICLITQVPLDQLLDHLKACGVIIEEGPVARTGAMGPITSVYFRDPDENLIEVSRYSTDVTAASGGEP